The following are encoded together in the Serratia odorifera genome:
- the kefF gene encoding glutathione-regulated potassium-efflux system oxidoreductase KefF, with translation MILIIYAHPYPRHSHANQRLLQAVKDIPDVEVRSLYELYPDFNIDINAEQQALQRADLVVLQHPIQWYSLPPLLKLWIDKVLEHGWAYGHEGNALVGKDCLWAVTSGGDEHHFELGDYPNFAVLGQPLQATAIYCGMHWQPYFAVHNTFTCNEPALISAGEAYRQRLMQYLLDRQQPLALGAENG, from the coding sequence ATGATTCTAATCATTTACGCACACCCGTATCCCCGGCATTCCCATGCCAATCAGCGCTTATTGCAGGCGGTAAAGGACATTCCCGACGTGGAAGTCCGTTCGCTGTATGAGCTTTATCCTGATTTTAATATTGATATCAACGCCGAACAGCAGGCGCTGCAGCGTGCCGATCTGGTGGTGTTACAGCATCCGATCCAGTGGTACAGCCTGCCGCCGTTACTGAAACTGTGGATCGACAAAGTGCTGGAACACGGCTGGGCCTATGGTCATGAAGGCAATGCGCTGGTGGGTAAAGACTGTCTGTGGGCGGTGACCAGCGGCGGCGATGAACACCACTTCGAACTGGGTGACTACCCCAACTTTGCGGTGCTGGGGCAACCGTTGCAGGCAACGGCGATATATTGCGGCATGCACTGGCAGCCGTACTTTGCCGTACATAACACTTTCACCTGCAACGAGCCGGCGTTGATATCCGCCGGTGAGGCTTACCGCCAGCGTTTGATGCAATATCTGCTGGATCGTCAACAACCGCTGGCACTGGGAGCCGAAAATGGATAA
- the fhuE gene encoding ferric-rhodotorulic acid/ferric-coprogen receptor FhuE: protein MSFVASRLRGNHACGFRPSAVGGFTRSSLALLVAACCSTPVVMAAESEDTITVDATANGSMLPEQDYAVPVTRAGTKMALTPRDIPQSVSVITQQRMQDQDLQTIGDVLSNTTGISANNIDSDRSTYFSRGFFINNYLYDDIPTTVDEVWNFGDAAGDTAIYQRIEVVRGANGLMTGSGNPSAAINMVRKHADSRELTGNLSASYGRWNKQRYVGDVSTPLNADGSVRGRAVAGYQDGDGWLDRYGNRKKFLYTVLDADLTDSTKLSLGWEYQQSHTSNPTWGGLPTWYSDGSRTHYDRSFNPAPDWAYSDKESNKIFADLTQRFDNGWQARVNATHAKTTFDSKLMYASGYPDKITGDGVMAYGGWNKGTRKLDSLDAYASGPFELFGRQHELVAGGSYSKQNNYYFNSQSMLSTADVGNYNNWDGNVTQGSWSPWVVYADDTLRQKSFYGAVRFSLADPLSLIVGARYTDWRANGTTATSSKDAVTPYAGLIYDINDTYSAYISYTEIFQPQTVRDANRNYLDPTTGKNYEAGIKGDWHNSRLTASLSVFRTEQDNLGVSTGAYIPGTAEMAYESISGTVSRGVEFEVNGALTDNWQMTFGASRFVAEDKDGEAVNPFMPRTTLKLFSSYRVPALQALTIGGGVNWQNHTWRDDAGPAGASRPEQGSYALVNLLARYQVNQQFSLQANVNNLLDKEYYDYLGSYAVYGAPRSVSVTANYQF, encoded by the coding sequence ATGTCCTTCGTTGCTTCTCGTCTCAGGGGAAACCATGCCTGCGGCTTCCGGCCGTCTGCCGTCGGCGGTTTTACACGTTCCAGTCTGGCGTTACTGGTGGCAGCGTGTTGTTCCACGCCGGTAGTCATGGCAGCGGAAAGTGAAGACACCATTACCGTCGACGCTACAGCCAACGGCAGTATGCTGCCGGAGCAGGACTATGCGGTGCCGGTAACTCGCGCCGGTACCAAAATGGCGCTGACGCCACGCGATATTCCACAATCAGTCAGCGTGATCACTCAGCAGCGCATGCAGGATCAGGATCTGCAAACCATCGGCGACGTGCTGAGCAACACCACCGGCATCAGCGCCAACAATATCGATTCCGATCGCTCGACCTATTTTTCGCGCGGCTTCTTTATCAACAATTATCTGTACGACGATATTCCGACCACCGTCGATGAAGTGTGGAACTTTGGCGACGCCGCCGGTGATACGGCAATTTATCAGCGCATCGAGGTGGTGCGTGGCGCCAACGGCCTGATGACCGGCTCGGGCAACCCGTCTGCGGCGATTAATATGGTGCGCAAACATGCCGACAGCCGTGAGCTGACCGGCAATCTGTCCGCCAGCTACGGTCGCTGGAACAAGCAGCGTTACGTCGGTGACGTCAGCACGCCGCTCAACGCCGACGGTAGCGTGCGTGGGCGGGCGGTGGCTGGTTATCAGGATGGCGATGGTTGGCTGGACCGTTACGGCAACCGCAAAAAATTTCTGTATACCGTACTGGATGCCGATCTGACCGACTCGACCAAATTATCGCTGGGATGGGAATACCAGCAGAGCCACACCAGCAACCCGACCTGGGGCGGTTTACCGACCTGGTACAGCGACGGCAGCCGGACTCACTACGATCGCAGTTTCAACCCGGCGCCGGACTGGGCGTATTCGGACAAGGAGTCGAACAAGATTTTTGCCGATCTGACGCAGCGTTTTGACAACGGCTGGCAGGCGCGCGTGAATGCAACCCACGCCAAAACCACCTTTGATTCCAAACTGATGTATGCCTCGGGTTACCCGGATAAAATCACCGGCGACGGGGTGATGGCCTACGGTGGCTGGAACAAGGGCACGCGCAAACTCGACTCGCTGGACGCTTATGCCAGCGGACCGTTTGAGCTGTTCGGCCGCCAGCATGAATTGGTGGCCGGCGGCAGCTACAGCAAGCAGAACAACTATTACTTCAACTCACAGTCGATGCTGTCCACGGCCGACGTCGGCAACTATAACAACTGGGACGGCAACGTCACGCAGGGCAGTTGGTCACCGTGGGTGGTGTACGCCGATGATACGCTGCGACAAAAGTCATTCTACGGTGCGGTGCGTTTCTCGCTGGCCGATCCGCTGTCGCTGATTGTTGGCGCGCGTTATACCGACTGGCGCGCCAACGGTACCACCGCCACCAGCAGCAAAGACGCGGTGACGCCCTATGCCGGGCTGATCTACGACATTAACGACACCTATTCGGCCTATATCAGCTACACCGAAATCTTCCAGCCGCAAACGGTTCGCGATGCCAACCGCAACTATCTTGACCCGACCACCGGCAAGAACTACGAAGCGGGGATTAAGGGCGATTGGCATAACAGTCGCCTGACGGCCTCACTGTCGGTGTTCCGTACCGAGCAGGACAACCTGGGTGTCAGCACCGGTGCCTATATTCCCGGCACTGCCGAAATGGCGTATGAATCGATCAGCGGTACGGTGAGCCGCGGGGTTGAGTTTGAAGTCAATGGCGCGTTGACCGACAACTGGCAGATGACCTTCGGCGCGTCGCGTTTTGTCGCCGAAGACAAGGATGGCGAGGCGGTGAACCCGTTTATGCCGCGCACCACGCTGAAGCTGTTTTCCAGCTACCGAGTGCCGGCACTACAGGCGCTGACCATCGGCGGCGGTGTCAACTGGCAAAACCATACCTGGCGTGACGACGCCGGCCCGGCGGGGGCATCGCGTCCTGAACAGGGCAGCTATGCGTTAGTTAACCTGTTGGCGCGTTATCAGGTTAACCAGCAGTTTTCGCTACAGGCCAACGTGAATAACCTGCTCGATAAAGAGTATTACGACTACCTCGGCAGTTATGCGGTCTACGGTGCGCCACGCAGCGTTTCTGTCACTGCCAATTATCAGTTCTGA
- the carA gene encoding glutamine-hydrolyzing carbamoyl-phosphate synthase small subunit has translation MIKSALLVLEDGTQFHGRAIGAEGTAVGEVVFNTSMTGYQEILTDPSYSRQIVTLTYPHIGNVGTNASDAESSAVHAQGLVIRDLPLIASNYRCEEGLSEYLKRNNIVAIADIDTRKLTRLLREKGAQNGCIIAGDAPDAALALEKAKAFPGLKGMDLAKEVTTQEAYAWQQGSWTLEGELPEAKDAAALPFHVVAYDYGVKRNILRMLVDRGCRLTVVPAQTPAAEVLKMAPDGIFLSNGPGDPEPCDYAIDAIKQFLDTDIPVFGICLGHQLLALASGAQTVKMKLGHHGGNHPVKDLDNHTVMITAQNHGFAVDENNLPANLRVTHKSLFDHTVQGIHRTDKAAFSFQGHPEASPGPHDAAPLFDHFIELIETYRSNAK, from the coding sequence TTGATTAAGTCAGCGCTATTGGTTCTGGAAGACGGAACCCAATTCCACGGTCGGGCCATCGGGGCAGAAGGTACGGCAGTGGGGGAAGTGGTCTTCAATACGTCGATGACCGGCTATCAAGAAATCCTCACCGATCCTTCCTACTCCCGCCAGATCGTTACTCTTACTTATCCCCATATCGGCAATGTCGGCACCAATGCTTCCGACGCAGAATCCTCCGCTGTTCACGCTCAAGGCCTTGTTATTCGCGACCTCCCGTTGATTGCCAGCAACTACCGCTGTGAAGAAGGGCTGTCGGAATACCTGAAGCGCAACAACATTGTGGCGATTGCCGATATCGATACCCGCAAGTTGACGCGTCTGCTGCGTGAAAAGGGGGCGCAAAACGGCTGCATCATTGCCGGCGACGCGCCGGACGCAGCGCTGGCGCTGGAAAAGGCCAAGGCCTTCCCAGGGCTGAAAGGAATGGATCTGGCAAAAGAAGTGACCACCCAGGAAGCTTACGCCTGGCAACAGGGCAGTTGGACGCTTGAGGGCGAGCTGCCGGAAGCCAAAGACGCGGCCGCGCTGCCGTTCCACGTGGTGGCCTATGACTACGGCGTCAAGCGCAATATCCTGCGCATGCTGGTGGATCGCGGCTGCCGCCTGACGGTAGTGCCAGCGCAGACCCCGGCGGCAGAGGTGCTGAAAATGGCGCCAGACGGCATTTTCCTCTCTAACGGTCCGGGCGATCCGGAACCATGTGATTACGCCATCGACGCCATCAAGCAATTCCTCGACACCGACATCCCGGTGTTCGGCATCTGCCTTGGCCACCAGTTGCTGGCGCTGGCCAGCGGTGCGCAAACGGTGAAGATGAAACTCGGCCACCACGGCGGCAACCATCCGGTGAAAGATCTGGATAACCATACGGTGATGATCACCGCGCAGAACCACGGCTTTGCGGTTGACGAGAACAACCTGCCAGCCAATCTGCGCGTGACGCACAAATCGCTGTTCGACCACACCGTGCAGGGCATTCATCGTACCGACAAAGCGGCGTTCAGCTTCCAGGGGCACCCGGAAGCCAGCCCGGGCCCGCACGATGCCGCCCCGCTGTTCGATCACTTCATCGAACTGATTGAGACTTACCGTTCCAACGCCAAATAA
- a CDS encoding MFS transporter, with amino-acid sequence MFYLKNKNFWIFSGFCFFYFFILGSILPFFPIWLHDVNHLDQQQTGLVFSITAFFALVCQPVFGVITDKFGLKKHLLWMIIILLMFLAPLFIYVISPLLQTHFWLGALLCGLYLGLVASGGSPAIEAYVEKVSRRSHFEYGRVRLFGCIGWAICASIVGYMFTINNQFSFWLASGCTLILALLLFLFRPEKSHTVTVADQLALNKNPVSLRSALQLLKMRKFWYLVLYIVGVACVYDVFDQQFANFFTSFFADRHAGTQAFGYVTTLGEFLNAFIMFFAPLIINRIGGKNALLIAGVIMSLRIIGSSFADSVPAVIVLKTLHMFEVPFLLVGIFKYITTQFDVKLSASIYLFGFCFFKQLSAIVMSYAAGMMYAAYGFKTAYLILGCIALLFTCISAFTLSGKAPAAFADKSRLATPAP; translated from the coding sequence ATGTTCTATCTAAAAAACAAGAATTTCTGGATATTCAGCGGTTTTTGCTTCTTCTACTTTTTCATTCTTGGTTCGATTCTGCCCTTCTTTCCCATCTGGTTGCATGACGTCAATCATCTTGACCAACAGCAAACCGGCCTGGTGTTTTCGATCACTGCGTTCTTTGCCCTGGTTTGCCAACCGGTATTTGGCGTGATCACCGATAAATTTGGACTGAAAAAACATCTGTTGTGGATGATTATCATATTGCTGATGTTTTTGGCACCGTTGTTTATCTATGTGATATCACCACTGCTGCAAACGCATTTTTGGCTTGGCGCATTGCTGTGCGGCCTCTATTTAGGACTGGTTGCCAGCGGCGGTTCGCCGGCGATCGAAGCCTATGTTGAAAAAGTCAGCCGCCGCAGCCATTTCGAATATGGCCGGGTGCGGCTGTTTGGCTGTATCGGCTGGGCGATTTGCGCTTCCATCGTCGGCTACATGTTTACCATCAATAACCAATTTTCGTTTTGGCTGGCGTCGGGCTGCACGCTGATCCTGGCGCTGCTGCTGTTTCTGTTCCGGCCAGAAAAAAGCCATACCGTGACGGTGGCAGACCAGTTGGCGTTGAACAAGAACCCGGTCAGCCTGCGATCCGCTTTGCAGTTGCTGAAGATGCGCAAGTTTTGGTATCTGGTGCTGTATATCGTTGGCGTGGCCTGCGTCTATGACGTATTCGATCAGCAGTTCGCCAACTTCTTCACCTCGTTCTTCGCGGATCGTCATGCCGGCACCCAGGCGTTTGGCTATGTCACCACCCTCGGGGAGTTTCTCAACGCCTTCATCATGTTTTTCGCACCGCTGATTATCAACCGCATTGGCGGCAAGAATGCCTTGTTGATCGCTGGAGTCATCATGTCGCTACGGATCATCGGATCGTCCTTTGCGGATTCGGTGCCGGCAGTGATCGTGCTGAAAACCTTGCATATGTTTGAAGTGCCGTTTTTGCTGGTCGGTATTTTCAAGTACATCACCACGCAATTCGACGTCAAGCTGTCGGCCTCGATCTACCTGTTCGGTTTCTGTTTTTTCAAGCAGCTTTCGGCGATCGTCATGTCATACGCGGCCGGTATGATGTATGCGGCGTATGGCTTTAAGACGGCCTATCTGATCCTGGGCTGCATTGCGCTGTTGTTCACCTGTATTTCGGCTTTTACGCTCAGTGGCAAAGCGCCGGCAGCCTTTGCCGACAAAAGCCGTCTGGCCACGCCGGCCCCCTGA
- a CDS encoding alpha-glucosidase/alpha-galactosidase, with protein MIKVTFMGAGSTIFAKNVLGDIMCTPVLQEVEIALYDIDSGRLNESLTMLNNINQNVNGGKAIITPYLGVEQRRAALKNADYVVNAIQVGGYDPCTITDFEVANRFGLRQTIADTLGIGGIFRALRTIPVLFSFARDMEEVCPDAWLLNYTNPMASLTGAMLRYTGVKTVGLCHSVQVCAETLLKSVDMPSDDVQFHIAGINHMAWLLDIRRHGQDLYPEIKRRAAALHGKHDDMVRHEIMKTFGYYVTESSEHNAEYMPYWIKRNYPELIERFNIPLDEYPRRCVEQIAQWEQQKQALTHDSHLSHTRTHEYASYIIEAMETDRPYKIGGNVLNSGVITNLPNEACVEVPCLVDGQGVTPCHVGNLPEQLAALNRTNINTQLLTIEAAVSQKREAIYHAALLDPHTSAELSIDDIRKLCDALIEAHGDWLPAYH; from the coding sequence ATGATTAAAGTGACGTTTATGGGCGCGGGTAGCACTATTTTCGCCAAGAATGTGTTGGGGGATATCATGTGCACCCCGGTGTTACAGGAAGTGGAAATCGCGCTGTACGATATCGATAGCGGCCGCTTGAATGAATCGCTGACCATGCTCAACAACATCAATCAAAACGTCAACGGCGGTAAAGCGATCATCACGCCTTACCTCGGCGTCGAGCAGCGCCGTGCGGCGCTGAAAAATGCCGATTACGTGGTAAACGCCATCCAGGTCGGCGGCTACGATCCCTGTACCATCACCGACTTTGAGGTGGCGAACCGATTTGGCCTGCGCCAGACCATCGCCGATACGCTGGGCATTGGCGGCATCTTCCGTGCCCTGCGCACCATCCCGGTGCTGTTCTCCTTTGCGCGCGATATGGAAGAGGTTTGCCCGGACGCCTGGTTGCTGAACTACACCAATCCGATGGCCTCGCTGACCGGCGCGATGCTGCGTTATACCGGCGTGAAAACCGTAGGGCTGTGTCACAGCGTCCAGGTATGCGCAGAGACGCTGTTGAAAAGTGTTGATATGCCGAGCGATGACGTGCAGTTCCATATCGCGGGCATCAACCACATGGCCTGGCTGTTGGATATCCGTCGCCACGGTCAGGATCTCTATCCGGAAATCAAGCGTCGCGCCGCCGCGCTGCACGGCAAGCACGATGATATGGTGCGGCATGAGATCATGAAAACCTTCGGTTATTACGTGACCGAGTCTTCCGAACATAACGCCGAATATATGCCTTACTGGATCAAGCGCAACTACCCGGAACTGATAGAGCGGTTCAATATTCCGCTGGATGAATATCCGCGTCGCTGCGTCGAGCAAATTGCCCAATGGGAGCAGCAAAAGCAGGCATTGACCCATGATAGCCACCTTAGCCACACGCGGACCCATGAATACGCCTCATACATCATCGAGGCGATGGAAACCGATCGGCCGTACAAGATCGGCGGCAACGTGCTCAATAGCGGGGTGATCACCAACCTGCCCAATGAGGCCTGCGTGGAGGTGCCTTGCCTGGTGGATGGGCAGGGTGTCACACCGTGTCACGTCGGTAACTTGCCGGAGCAACTGGCGGCGCTTAACCGCACCAACATCAATACGCAATTGCTGACCATCGAAGCGGCGGTTAGCCAGAAACGCGAGGCGATTTACCATGCCGCGTTGCTTGATCCACATACTTCGGCCGAATTATCCATCGATGACATTCGCAAGCTGTGCGATGCCTTGATCGAAGCTCACGGCGACTGGCTGCCGGCATACCACTAA
- a CDS encoding AraC family transcriptional regulator, giving the protein MHKSFVLANTSNIELNVFQFGVEDCAPGHCFGPAVRQHYLFHYVISGTGTLHTDHGAFSVHPGEGFLIYPHDVTTYSADQQHPWHYMWIEVDGLMAANIFQQCRLSRQMPIYRPQRYTPDAAERGYLTEIVAHQQNEAWLKIIGLSYLFFSALIANAHAQPKEKPPEKQRHLAKAIKYIESRYHENISIAQLANYCSINRSYMSRLFKAEFGLGPKEYLLQYRMNIAAGLLRHGSAAIKVVALSVGYANQLHFSKAFKQVHGLTPSAWRHGADSQSLDARIAPRLIAPTL; this is encoded by the coding sequence ATGCATAAGAGTTTTGTCCTGGCAAACACCTCGAACATCGAACTGAACGTGTTCCAGTTTGGCGTCGAGGATTGCGCGCCAGGCCACTGTTTTGGTCCAGCGGTGCGCCAGCATTACCTATTTCATTATGTGATATCCGGCACCGGCACCCTGCATACCGACCATGGCGCTTTTAGCGTGCATCCCGGCGAGGGCTTTCTGATTTACCCGCACGATGTCACCACCTACAGCGCCGACCAACAGCACCCCTGGCACTACATGTGGATCGAAGTTGACGGACTGATGGCGGCCAATATCTTTCAACAATGTCGCCTCAGCCGCCAAATGCCGATTTATCGCCCGCAACGTTATACGCCGGACGCTGCTGAGCGAGGTTATCTGACAGAGATCGTCGCGCATCAACAAAACGAAGCCTGGCTGAAGATTATCGGCTTGAGTTACCTGTTTTTTTCCGCGCTGATTGCCAATGCGCATGCGCAACCAAAAGAAAAACCGCCGGAAAAGCAGCGTCACCTGGCAAAAGCGATAAAATATATCGAGAGTCGTTACCACGAGAATATCTCTATCGCCCAGTTGGCCAATTATTGCAGTATTAATCGCAGTTATATGAGCCGACTGTTCAAGGCCGAGTTTGGCCTCGGGCCAAAAGAATATCTGTTGCAGTATCGTATGAACATCGCCGCCGGCCTGCTGCGCCACGGCAGTGCGGCCATCAAGGTGGTGGCTCTGTCGGTGGGTTACGCCAACCAACTGCATTTCTCCAAGGCGTTCAAGCAGGTACATGGCCTGACGCCGAGCGCCTGGCGCCACGGCGCAGACAGCCAGAGCCTTGATGCGCGCATCGCACCTCGGCTGATTGCACCGACGCTGTAA
- the ispH gene encoding 4-hydroxy-3-methylbut-2-enyl diphosphate reductase: protein MQILLANPRGFCAGVDRAISIVERALELYGAPIYVRHEVVHNRYVVDSLRARGAVFIEEIAEVPDGSILIFSAHGVSQAVRAEAKARDLTMLFDATCPLVTKVHMEVARASRKGTEAILIGHAGHPEVEGTMGQYSNPQGGMYLVESPQDVWKLQVKNEDNLCFMTQTTLSVDDTSDVIDALRQRFPKIIGPRKDDICYATTNRQEAVRNLAGDADVVLVVGSKNSSNSNRLAELAQRVGKPAYLIDSAADIQEQWLKNASNIGVTAGASAPDVLVQDVIGRLKALGGKEVHEITGREENIVFEVPKELRVDIKQVD from the coding sequence ATGCAAATATTGCTGGCTAACCCCCGCGGCTTTTGTGCCGGGGTTGATCGTGCGATCAGCATCGTGGAACGCGCGCTGGAGCTTTACGGCGCGCCGATCTACGTGCGTCACGAAGTGGTGCACAACCGCTACGTGGTGGACAGCCTGCGCGCACGTGGGGCGGTGTTTATTGAAGAGATTGCCGAAGTGCCGGACGGCTCGATTCTGATCTTCTCGGCACACGGCGTTTCGCAGGCGGTGCGCGCCGAAGCCAAAGCGCGCGATCTGACTATGCTGTTCGACGCTACCTGTCCGCTGGTGACCAAAGTGCATATGGAGGTGGCGCGCGCCAGCCGCAAGGGCACCGAGGCGATCCTGATTGGTCACGCCGGTCATCCGGAAGTTGAAGGCACCATGGGCCAATACAGCAATCCGCAAGGAGGCATGTACCTGGTTGAGTCGCCGCAAGACGTCTGGAAACTGCAGGTGAAGAACGAAGACAACCTGTGCTTTATGACGCAGACCACGTTGTCGGTCGATGATACCTCGGACGTGATTGACGCCTTGCGTCAACGCTTCCCGAAAATCATCGGTCCGCGCAAGGACGATATCTGCTACGCGACCACCAACCGGCAGGAAGCGGTACGCAATCTGGCGGGCGACGCGGACGTGGTGCTGGTGGTTGGCTCAAAGAACTCCTCCAACTCCAACCGCCTGGCCGAGCTGGCGCAGCGGGTGGGTAAACCAGCATATCTGATTGATTCGGCGGCAGATATTCAGGAGCAATGGCTGAAAAACGCCAGCAACATCGGCGTTACCGCCGGCGCTTCTGCGCCGGACGTGCTGGTGCAGGATGTGATCGGTCGCCTGAAGGCGCTGGGCGGCAAGGAGGTGCATGAAATCACCGGCCGTGAAGAGAATATCGTGTTCGAGGTGCCGAAAGAGCTGCGGGTAGACATCAAGCAGGTCGATTGA
- the fkpB gene encoding FKBP-type peptidyl-prolyl cis-trans isomerase, producing the protein MTAQVQSDSAVLVHFTLKLEDGSTAESTRGNGKPALFRLGDGSLSAPLEQQLVGLRAGDKCAFTLQPEDAFGDNNPDLIQFFLRRDFAQTGVPEVGTIMLFTAIDGSEMPGVVREVAEDSVTVDFNHPLAGHPVTFDIEVLEIDPQQEETHANIAG; encoded by the coding sequence ATGACGGCCCAAGTACAATCCGACAGCGCGGTGCTGGTGCACTTTACGCTGAAACTGGAAGACGGCTCCACTGCGGAATCCACGCGCGGTAACGGTAAGCCGGCGCTGTTTCGACTGGGCGACGGCAGTTTGTCGGCGCCGTTGGAGCAGCAACTGGTTGGCCTGCGTGCCGGCGACAAATGCGCGTTCACGCTACAACCGGAAGACGCGTTTGGCGACAATAACCCGGATCTGATTCAGTTCTTCTTGCGCCGTGACTTTGCGCAAACCGGCGTACCGGAGGTGGGCACCATTATGCTGTTCACCGCCATCGACGGCAGCGAAATGCCGGGCGTGGTGCGTGAAGTCGCAGAAGACTCGGTGACCGTTGATTTTAACCATCCGCTGGCGGGACACCCGGTGACCTTCGATATCGAGGTACTGGAAATCGATCCGCAGCAGGAGGAGACGCATGCAAATATTGCTGGCTAA
- the lspA gene encoding signal peptidase II, which translates to MRKPICTTGLRWLWLVLVVLVLDFASKQWILSHFVLGQSQPLIPSFNLYYARNYGAAFSFLADHGGWQRWFFAGIAIAIVVVLLVMMYRSQATQKLNNIAYAFIIGGALGNLFDRLWHGFVVDFIDFYVGNWHYPTFNLADSFICVGAAMIVLEGFLPASKRASDSQNKQQGE; encoded by the coding sequence ATGAGAAAACCGATCTGTACGACCGGCCTGCGTTGGCTGTGGCTGGTGTTGGTAGTGCTGGTGCTGGATTTCGCCAGCAAGCAGTGGATCCTGAGCCATTTTGTGCTGGGCCAGTCCCAGCCCTTGATCCCTTCGTTTAACCTGTACTATGCACGCAACTACGGCGCGGCGTTCAGCTTCCTGGCTGACCATGGCGGTTGGCAGCGCTGGTTCTTTGCCGGCATTGCCATCGCCATTGTGGTGGTATTGCTGGTGATGATGTATCGCAGCCAGGCGACGCAGAAGCTGAACAATATCGCCTACGCTTTTATTATCGGTGGCGCGCTGGGTAATTTGTTCGATCGTCTGTGGCACGGCTTCGTGGTCGACTTTATCGATTTTTACGTCGGCAACTGGCATTACCCGACCTTTAACCTGGCAGACAGTTTCATCTGCGTAGGGGCAGCGATGATCGTACTGGAAGGTTTCTTGCCGGCCAGCAAGCGCGCAAGCGACAGCCAGAACAAGCAACAAGGTGAGTAA